One part of the Eptesicus fuscus isolate TK198812 chromosome 20, DD_ASM_mEF_20220401, whole genome shotgun sequence genome encodes these proteins:
- the SLC16A13 gene encoding monocarboxylate transporter 13, translating into MARRAEPPDGGWGWMVVLSAFFQSALVFGVLRSFSVFFVEFVAAFGEPAARVSWIASIGIAVQQFGSPVGSALSTKFGPRPVVMAGGILAALGMLLASFATSLTHLYLSIGLLSGSGWALTFTPTLACLSRYFSRLRSLAMGLALTGVGLSSFAFAPLFQWLLSYYAWRGTLLLVSAISLHLVACGALLRPLSLTEDPAVGGPGAQLASLLHHGPFLRYTVALTLINTGYFIPYVHLVAHLQDLDWDPLPAAFLLSVIAISDLVGRVVSGWLGDIVPGTVARLLMLWTTLTGVSLALFPVAQAPTALVALAVAYGFTSGALTPVAFSMLPELVGTGRIYCGLGLVQMVESIGGLLGAPLSGYLRDVTGNYTASFVVAGAFLLAGSGVLITLPRFFCVSAPTSKPQDLGTEALDTKVPLRRKGWERTELQKDPESQRLAAPGLVPHIGAQRTTVPSAS; encoded by the exons ATGGCGCGCAGGGCCGAGCCCCCAGACGGGGGctggggatggatggtggtgCTCTCAGCGTTCTTCCAGTCGGCGCTGGTGTTCGGGGTGCTGCGCTCCTTCAGCGTCTTCTTCGTGGAGTTCGTGGCGGCGTTTGGCGAGCCGGCAGCGCGCGTCTCCTGGATCGCCTCCATAGGCATCGCGGTGCAGCAGTTTGGGA gcCCCGTGGGCAGTGCCCTGAGCACGAAGTTCGGGCCAAGGCCAGTGGTGATGGCTGGGGGCATCTTGGCCGCGCTGGGGATGCTGCTGGCCTCCTTTGCCACCTCCTTGACCCACCTGTACCTGAGTATTGGGCTGCTCTCAG gttCTGGGTGGGCCTTGACCTTCACACcaacacttgcctgcctgtctcgTTACTTCTCTCGCCTGCGATCCCTGGCCATGGGGTTGGCACTGACTGGCGTGGGCCTCTCCTCCTTTGCCTTTGCCCCACTCTTCCAATGGCTGCTCAGCTACTATGCCTGGCGGGGCACCCTACTGCTGGTGTCAGCCATCTCCCTCCACCTGGTGGCCTGTGGGGCTCTCCTCCGCCCACTCTCCCTGACTGAGGACCCTGCTGTGGGTGGCCCTGGGGCCCAGCTCGCCTCCCTCCTCCatcatggccccttcctccgtTACACTGTTGCCCTCACCCTGATCAACACTGGCTACTTCATTCCCTATGTGCATCTGGTGGCCCATCTCCAGGACCTGGATTGGGATCCACTGCCTGCTGCCTTCCTACTCTCGGTGATTGCTATTTCTGACCTCGTGGGGCGTGTGGtttctgggtggctgggggataTAGTCCCAGGGACTGTGGCACGACTCCTGATGCTCTGGACCACCCTGACTGGGGTGTCACTGGCCCTGTTCCCCGTGGCTCAGGCTCCCACCGCCCTGGTGGCTCTGGCCGTGGCCTATGGCTTTACATCAGGGGCCCTGACCCCAGTGGCCTTCTCCATGCTGCCTGAACTGGTGGGGACTGGAAGGATATACTGTGGCCTGGGACTGGTGCAGATGGTGGAAAGCATCGGGGGACTGCTGGGGGCTCCTCTGTCAG GCTACCTCCGGGATGTGACAGGCAACTACACGGCTTCTTTTGTGGTGGCGGGGGCCTTCCTTCTTGCAGGGAGTGGAGTTCTCATCACTCTGCCCCGCTTCTTCTGCGTCTCAGCCCCTACCTCCAAGCCCCAGGACCTTGGCACAGAGGCGCTGGATACCAAAGTCCCCCTGCGAAGGAAGGGCTGGGAGAGGACTGAACTCCAAAAAGACCCAGAAAGCCAGAGATTGGCAGCGCCGGGTCTTGTGCCCCATATTGGTGCCCAGAGGACCACGGTGCCTTCAGCGTCTTGA
- the SLC16A11 gene encoding monocarboxylate transporter 11 isoform X1, with the protein MTPKPAGTLDGTPDGGWGWVVAASAFLVNGLSYGLLRSLGLALPDIAEHFDRTSQDTAWVSALALAVQQAASSGWALVFAPALGTLSRYFSRRRVLAVGLALTGNGASSLLLAPALQLLLDTFGWRGALLLLGAITLHLTPCGALLRPLELPGDPPAPPRGLFAALGLGLFARPAFLVFALGTALVGGGYFVPYVHLAPHALDRGLGGYRAALVVAVAAVADAGARLACGWVADQGWVPLPRLLAVFGALTGLGLLAVGLVPVVGSEEAWGGSLLAAAGAYGLSAGSYAPLVFGVLPGLVGIGGVVQATGLVMLLMSLGGLLGPPLSGFLRDETGDFTASFLVCGSFVLSGSSIYMGLPGALPSCPPASPPATPPPERGELLPAPQVALLSPGGPRATADTSC; encoded by the exons ATGACCCCCAAGCCTGCCGGAACCCTGGACGGAACCCCGgacgggggctggggctgggtggtggCAGCCTCGGCCTTCCTGGTGAATGGGCTCTCGTACGGGCTGTTACGGTCCCTGGGCCTCGCCCTCCCCGATATCGCTGAGCACTTTGACCGAACCTCTCAGGACACAGCGTGGGTCagcgccctggccctggccgtgcagcaggcagcca GCTCCGGCTGGGCCCTGGTGTTCGCCCCGGCCCTGGGGACCCTCTCCCGCTACTTCTCCCGCCGGCGAGTCCTGGCCGTGGGGCTGGCCCTGACGGGCAACGGAGCCTCCTCGCTGCTCCTGGCGCCTGCCTTGCAGCTCCTCCTGGACACTTTCGGCTGGCGGGGGGCCCTGCTCCTCCTGGGCGCCATCACCCTCCACCTCACCCCCTGTGGCGCCCTGCTGAGACCCCTGGAGCTCCCCGGcgacccccccgccccaccccgcggGCTCTTCGCCGCCCTGGGCCTGGGTCTCTTCGCGCGCCCAGCCTTCTTGGTGTTTGCTCTGGGcacagccctggttgggggcggGTACTTCGTCCCCTACGTGCATCTGGCCCCGCACGCTTTAGACCGGGGCCTGGGGGGGTACAGGGCAGcgctggtggtggcagtggccgcGGTGGCGGATGCGGGCGCCCGGCTGGCCTGCGGGTGGGTGGCGGACCAGGGCTGGGTGCCCCTCCCGCGGCTGCTGGCGGTGTTCGGGGCTCTGacggggctggggctgctggccGTGGGGCTGGTGCCGGTGGTAGGGAGCGAGGAGGCCTGGGGGGGCTCCCTGCTGGCTGCGGCCGGGGCCTACGGGCTGAGCGCAGGCAGTTACGCCCCGCTGGTGTTCGGGGTGCTCCCTGGGCTGGTGGGCATCGGAGGTGTAGTACAGGCCACGGGTCTGGTGATGCTGCTGATGAGCCTCGGGGGGCTTCTGGGCCCTCCGCTGTCAG gCTTCCTAAGGGATGAGACCGGAGACTTCACGGCCTCCTTCCTCGTGTGTGGCTCCTTCGTCCTCTCAGGCAGCTCCATCTACATGGGGCTGCCTGGGgcgctgccctcctgccctccggcTTCACCTCCAGCCACCCCGCCCCCTGAGAGGGGAGAGCTGCTCCCAGCTCCGCAGGTGGCCCTGCTGTCCCCAGGAGGCCCTCGTGCCACTGCGGACACCTCCTGTTGA
- the BCL6B gene encoding B-cell CLL/lymphoma 6 member B protein: protein MGSAAAPERALGYVREFTRHSADVLGNLNELRLRGILTDVTLLVGGQPLRAHKAVLIACSGFFYSIFRGRAGVGVDVLSLPGGPEAGGFAPLLDFMYTSRLRLSPATAPAVLAAATYLQMDHVVQACHRFIQASYEPLGISLRPLEAEPPTPPTARPPGSPRCSEGHPDPPTESRSCSQGLPSPGSPDPKACNWKKYKFIVLNSQASQAGGLVGERRSGQLCPQAGLPSGDEASSSSSGSEEGPIPGPQSRLSPTAATVQFKCGAPANTPHLTPRPQEATASSPSGRARPPPGSEFFSCQNCEAVAGCSSGPDPLAPGDEDKPYKCQLCRSAFRYKGNLASHRTVHTGEKPYHCSICGARFNRPANLKTHSRIHSGEKPYKCETCGSRFVQVAHLRAHVLIHTGEKPYPCPTCGTRFRHLQTLKSHVRIHTGEKPYHCDPCGLHFRHKSQLRLHLRQKHGAATNTKVHYHILAGP, encoded by the exons ATGGGATCCGCCGCAGCCCCGGAGCGAGCGCTGGGCTACGTCCGCGAGTTCACTCGCCACTCCGCCGACGTGCTCGGCAACCTCAACGAGCTGCGCCTGCGCGGCATCCTCACCGACGTCACGCTGCTGGTTGGCGGGCAACCCCTCCGAGCACACAAGGCGGTTCTCATCGCCTGCAG TGGCTTCTTCTATTCAATCTTCCGGGGCCGTGCAGGAGTTGGGGTGGATGTGCTCTCCCTGCCCGGGGGCCCCGAAGCCGGAGGCTTCGCTCCTCTCCTGGACTTTATGTACACTTCGCGCCTACGCCTCTCTCCCGCCACCGCACCGGCCGTTCTTGCGGCCGCCACCTATTTGCAGATGGATCATGTGGTCCAGGCATGCCACCGCTTCATTCAGGCCAG CTATGAACCTCTGGGCATCTCCCTGCGGCCCCTGGAGGCAGAACCCCCCACGCCCCCAACGGCCCGGCCACCAGGCAGTCCCAGGTGCTCCGAAGGGCACCCAGACCCTCCTACTGAGTCTCGCAGCTGCAGCCAAGGCCTCCCCAGTCCAGGCAGCCCCGACCCCAAGGCCTGCAACTGGAAAAAATACAAGTTCATCGTGCTAAACTCTCAGGCCTCCCAAGCAGGGGGCCTGGTTGGGGAGAGGCGTTCTGGTCAACTTTGCCCCCAAGCGGGGCTCCCCAGTGGCGATGAGGcctccagcagcagcagtggcagcgaaGAAGGACCCATTCCCGGTCCCCAGAGCAG GCTCTCTCCAACTGCTGCCACCGTTCAGTTCAAATGTGGGGCTCCAGCCAATACCCCCCATCTCACACCCCGGCCTCAAGAAGCCACTGCATCATCTCCCTCTGGGCGGGCTCGTCCACCACCAG gaAGTGAATTTTTCAGCTGCCAAAACTGTGAAGCTGTGGCTGGGTGCTCATCGGGGCCGGACCCCTTGGCTCCTGGGGATGAGGACAAGCCCTACAAGTGTCAGCTCTGCCGGTCCGCCTTCCGCTACAAGGGCAACCTGGCCAGTCACCGCACGGTGCACACAG gggAGAAGCCCTACCACTGCTCCATCTGCGGAGCCCGCTTTAACCGGCCGGCTAACCTGAAAACGCACAGCCGCATCCACTCGGGAGAGAAGCCCTACAAGTGTGAGACGTGCGGCTCCCGCTTTGTCCAG GTAGCACACCTGCGCGCGCACGTGCTGATCCACACCGGGGAGAAGCCCTATCCGTGCCCCACGTGCGGGACTCGCTTCCGTCACCTACAGACCCTCAAAAGCCACGTCCGCATCCACACGGGGGAGAAGCCTTACCAC tgcGACCCCTGTGGCCTGCATTTCCGGCACAAGAGTCAACTGCGGCTGCATCTGCGCCAGAAACACGGAGCTGCTACCAACACCAAAGTGCACTACCACATTCTGGCGGGGCCCTAG
- the SLC16A11 gene encoding monocarboxylate transporter 11 isoform X2 — translation MTPKPAGTLDGTPDGGWGWVVAASAFLVNGLSYGLLRSLGLALPDIAEHFDRTSQDTAWVSALALAVQQAASPVGSALSTRWGARPVVMVGGILTSLGFLFSAFAGSLLHLYLALGVLAGSGWALVFAPALGTLSRYFSRRRVLAVGLALTGNGASSLLLAPALQLLLDTFGWRGALLLLGAITLHLTPCGALLRPLELPGDPPAPPRGLFAALGLGLFARPAFLVFALGTALVGGGYFVPYVHLAPHALDRGLGGYRAALVVAVAAVADAGARLACGWVADQGWVPLPRLLAVFGALTGLGLLAVGLVPVVGSEEAWGGSLLAAAGAYGLSAGSYAPLVFGVLPGLVGIGGVVQATGLVMLLMSLGGLLGPPLSGFLRDETGDFTASFLVCGSFVLSGSSIYMGLPGALPSCPPASPPATPPPERGELLPAPQVALLSPGGPRATADTSC, via the exons ATGACCCCCAAGCCTGCCGGAACCCTGGACGGAACCCCGgacgggggctggggctgggtggtggCAGCCTCGGCCTTCCTGGTGAATGGGCTCTCGTACGGGCTGTTACGGTCCCTGGGCCTCGCCCTCCCCGATATCGCTGAGCACTTTGACCGAACCTCTCAGGACACAGCGTGGGTCagcgccctggccctggccgtgcagcaggcagcca GTCCAGTGGGCAGCGCCCTGAGCACCCGCTGGGGGGCGCGCCCCGTAGTGATGGTTGGGGGCATCCTCACCTCGCTCGGCTTCCTCTTCTCGGCTTTCGCGGGAAGTCTGCTGCACCTCTACCTTGCCCTGGGCGTCCTCGCTG GCTCCGGCTGGGCCCTGGTGTTCGCCCCGGCCCTGGGGACCCTCTCCCGCTACTTCTCCCGCCGGCGAGTCCTGGCCGTGGGGCTGGCCCTGACGGGCAACGGAGCCTCCTCGCTGCTCCTGGCGCCTGCCTTGCAGCTCCTCCTGGACACTTTCGGCTGGCGGGGGGCCCTGCTCCTCCTGGGCGCCATCACCCTCCACCTCACCCCCTGTGGCGCCCTGCTGAGACCCCTGGAGCTCCCCGGcgacccccccgccccaccccgcggGCTCTTCGCCGCCCTGGGCCTGGGTCTCTTCGCGCGCCCAGCCTTCTTGGTGTTTGCTCTGGGcacagccctggttgggggcggGTACTTCGTCCCCTACGTGCATCTGGCCCCGCACGCTTTAGACCGGGGCCTGGGGGGGTACAGGGCAGcgctggtggtggcagtggccgcGGTGGCGGATGCGGGCGCCCGGCTGGCCTGCGGGTGGGTGGCGGACCAGGGCTGGGTGCCCCTCCCGCGGCTGCTGGCGGTGTTCGGGGCTCTGacggggctggggctgctggccGTGGGGCTGGTGCCGGTGGTAGGGAGCGAGGAGGCCTGGGGGGGCTCCCTGCTGGCTGCGGCCGGGGCCTACGGGCTGAGCGCAGGCAGTTACGCCCCGCTGGTGTTCGGGGTGCTCCCTGGGCTGGTGGGCATCGGAGGTGTAGTACAGGCCACGGGTCTGGTGATGCTGCTGATGAGCCTCGGGGGGCTTCTGGGCCCTCCGCTGTCAG gCTTCCTAAGGGATGAGACCGGAGACTTCACGGCCTCCTTCCTCGTGTGTGGCTCCTTCGTCCTCTCAGGCAGCTCCATCTACATGGGGCTGCCTGGGgcgctgccctcctgccctccggcTTCACCTCCAGCCACCCCGCCCCCTGAGAGGGGAGAGCTGCTCCCAGCTCCGCAGGTGGCCCTGCTGTCCCCAGGAGGCCCTCGTGCCACTGCGGACACCTCCTGTTGA
- the LOC114227074 gene encoding C-type lectin domain family 10 member A-like — protein sequence MPVKYEDLQSLESEKKSWGIKNRLPPPSAFLQHLCFGPFPLLISLGLVFLLMSGICVIGSKNANMRRDLETLRASFSNFTSNTVAEVQALHSQGGSLQATITSLKAVVENQEQQLQAARSLNDKVFSLESKLEKEQQELQAGYSEMLLRVQQLVKDVHTLHCQMAVLKSNDSQNACCPIGWLEYEGSCYWFSRSRSTWPQAEQSCQLQNAHLVVINSREEQNFIAQHSNPFHTWIGLIESGGSWKWLDGTDYGNSYKNWGVGQPNNWKGHKDDVDEDCAEIREDGHWNDDYCLRVQQWACEMTLNITG from the exons ATGCCAGTGAAGTATGAAGACCTCCAGTCCTTGGAGAGTGAGAAGAAAAGCTGGGGGATTAAAAATa ggctgcctcctccctcagccttcCTGCAGCATCTCTGCTTTGGACCCTTCCCCCTTCTGATCTCTCTGGGCCTCGTCTTTCTCCTGATGTCTGGTATCTGCGTGATTGGGTCCAAAA ATGCCAATATGCGGAGGGACCTGGAGACCCTGAGAGCATCTTTCAGCAACTTCACTTCCAACACGGTGGCTGAGGTCCAGGCACTGCACTCCCAGG GTGGCAGTTTGCAAGCAACAATAACATCTCTGAAAGCTGTGGTGGAAAACCAGGAGCAGCAACTGCAAGCAG cccgtAGCTTGAATGACAAGGTGTTTTCTCTGGAGAGCAAGCTGGAGAAAGAGCAGCAGGAACTCCAAGCAG GTTATTCTGAAATGCTCCTGAGAGTCCAGCAACTGGTCAAAGACGTGCACACCCTGCATTGTCAGATGGCTGTGCTCAAGAGCAATG ACTCTCAAAATGCCTGCTGCCCCATCGGCTGGCTGGAGTATGAAGGCAGCTGCTACTGGTTTTCTCGCTCTCGATCCACCTGGCCGCAGGCTGAGCAGTCCTGCCAGCTGCAGAACGCCCACCTGGTCGTCATCAACTCCAGAGAGGAGCAG AACTTCATTGCACAGCACTCGAATCCCTTTCACACCTGGATAGGTCTCATTGAGAGTGGTGGCTCCTGGAAGTGGTTGGACGGCACAGACTATGGGAACAGCTACAA GAACTGGGGTGTCGGTCAACCAAATAACTGGAAGGGGCACAAAGACGATGTAGATGAAGACTGTGCCGAAATCCGGGAGGATGGGCACTGGAATGACGATTACTGCCTGCGGGTGCAACAGTGGGCGTGTGAGATGACACTCAACATCACCGGCTAG